The following coding sequences are from one Desulfosporosinus orientis DSM 765 window:
- a CDS encoding ABC transporter permease, which translates to MWKNIFAPKKEISKGLYSSAGLLAFILFLLTWSLLSYSGIVNPLFLPSPGKVINTAIDLFSQGDILKDIGISFTRVGLGFLLAAVIGVPLGILMGTLRIMEGFFEPIMGFIRYMPASAFIPLFILWIGLDEGEKMSVIFFGTFFQLTLMVMDVTKNVQNELIDVSYTLGASKAQIFSKVILPSSLPGIVDTLRITFGWAWTYLVVAEIVGASSGLGYMIMQSSRFLRPDKIFVGIIIIGLLGLVTDIIFKFIYSASFSWMRKEGV; encoded by the coding sequence ATGTGGAAAAATATTTTCGCTCCGAAAAAGGAAATTTCTAAAGGGTTATATTCATCGGCGGGGCTTTTGGCCTTCATATTATTTCTTTTAACCTGGTCGCTTCTTAGTTATTCTGGCATTGTGAATCCGCTCTTCCTTCCGAGTCCTGGTAAGGTCATTAACACAGCTATTGATCTTTTTTCTCAAGGGGATATCCTAAAGGATATTGGAATCAGTTTTACAAGGGTTGGTTTGGGCTTTTTGTTGGCTGCCGTCATCGGTGTGCCGTTAGGAATTCTTATGGGAACACTGCGAATTATGGAAGGATTTTTTGAGCCGATAATGGGTTTTATTCGTTATATGCCGGCTTCTGCCTTCATTCCTCTGTTTATTTTGTGGATTGGTTTAGATGAAGGGGAAAAAATGAGCGTCATTTTCTTTGGGACCTTCTTTCAATTAACGCTGATGGTTATGGATGTGACCAAGAATGTTCAAAATGAATTAATCGATGTTTCTTATACCCTGGGAGCAAGTAAAGCGCAGATCTTTAGCAAAGTGATTCTTCCATCATCCCTCCCCGGTATTGTTGATACTTTAAGGATCACCTTTGGTTGGGCTTGGACGTATTTAGTTGTAGCAGAGATTGTTGGGGCATCGAGTGGCTTAGGGTATATGATCATGCAGTCCTCCAGATTCCTAAGACCGGATAAGATTTTTGTGGGAATCATAATTATTGGCTTGCTAGGTCTAGTGACTGACATTATCTTTAAGTTCATCTATAGTGCTTCATTCTCTTGGATGAGAAAGGAGGGAGTATAA
- a CDS encoding ABC transporter substrate-binding protein, which yields MKKILALVLALVLMLSLAGCGASSTAGQKTQEGQATAPKAPLKVTLPTWTGYGPLFLAQEKGFFKKHGVDVELSIVDGLAERKQALAGGKVDGMATAQDVQVTLAAAGVPVQVVWMLDDSNGGDGILAKKDIQSPADLKGKKVAYEVGSTSQLLMMTELKKAGLTDKDVTVVPMSAGDAGAAFIAGKVDAAVTWEPWLSKGASANGKVLVSTKELSGIIMDSISFRNEVIEKRPDDVKAFVAALADAMDYWKANKDESDQIMAKGLKIDVKEFTSTVPGLKFFNKDDNKKLFGTSANPGSVYEFTKNDINFYLEQKVIDKAITPESIVNPKFVEGL from the coding sequence ATGAAAAAGATTTTAGCCCTAGTTCTAGCCCTGGTTCTGATGCTAAGTTTAGCGGGCTGTGGTGCATCGAGTACTGCTGGGCAGAAAACTCAGGAAGGACAAGCAACTGCCCCAAAAGCCCCCTTAAAAGTAACCTTACCGACCTGGACCGGTTATGGCCCCTTATTCCTGGCTCAGGAAAAAGGCTTTTTTAAGAAACATGGAGTTGATGTTGAGTTAAGCATTGTTGACGGTTTAGCAGAGCGTAAGCAAGCGTTAGCCGGTGGTAAAGTTGATGGCATGGCGACAGCTCAAGATGTTCAGGTTACCCTGGCCGCAGCTGGAGTTCCCGTTCAGGTTGTATGGATGCTCGATGATTCTAACGGTGGGGACGGAATCCTGGCCAAGAAAGACATTCAATCCCCTGCCGACTTAAAAGGTAAGAAAGTTGCTTATGAAGTTGGTTCAACCAGTCAATTGTTAATGATGACTGAGCTGAAAAAAGCCGGTCTTACCGATAAAGATGTTACGGTAGTACCTATGTCAGCTGGAGATGCCGGAGCTGCTTTTATTGCTGGTAAAGTCGATGCAGCGGTAACTTGGGAACCTTGGCTTTCTAAAGGAGCAAGCGCCAACGGTAAAGTGTTAGTTTCGACTAAGGAGCTTTCGGGAATTATCATGGACAGTATTAGCTTTAGAAATGAAGTAATTGAAAAACGCCCGGATGATGTAAAAGCCTTTGTTGCTGCCTTGGCAGACGCCATGGACTATTGGAAAGCTAATAAGGATGAATCGGATCAAATTATGGCTAAAGGCTTAAAAATTGATGTGAAAGAGTTTACCTCGACAGTTCCTGGTCTCAAGTTCTTTAACAAAGATGACAACAAGAAATTATTTGGAACAAGTGCAAACCCGGGTTCAGTTTATGAGTTTACAAAGAACGATATAAACTTCTACTTGGAACAAAAGGTAATCGATAAGGCCATTACTCCGGAAAGCATTGTCAATCCCAAGTTTGTTGAAGGACTATAG
- the hisC gene encoding histidinol-phosphate transaminase: MEFAGQINWGTQLFNNFKQFIALRGEGEISMDVNNIVRKVYPKLTPYKCELADLPVEEIKEVLVRETVYKLSFNESPLGPSPKAIQAMQDSLSQLNLYPSSAGDSIMKKIAEIEGVSSKQVILSNGADEMIILIAQTFLEPEDEVIIPKLSFIQYLAATNLMGAKPVFSEMKEDYSYDLEDILSKVTSKTKAIFLCNPNNPTGTSIPKTKLVNFLSKIPDHILVVIDEAYQEYVVSPEFESGVRYLKEHKFLFVVRTFSKAYSLAGARLGYGLGTTEVIEAINHVRPPFNVNAVVQAGALASLEDIEYLQEARALNHQGKELMYEAFEELGLPYLKSDTNFVFVDTQMDSSVIFQKLAEHGVIVRMLKGYGLDTAIRVSVGKKEGVHTFVNVLKEIIR; encoded by the coding sequence ATGGAATTCGCAGGGCAGATCAACTGGGGCACACAGCTCTTTAATAATTTTAAGCAGTTTATTGCTTTGCGGGGAGAAGGAGAGATTTCAATGGATGTCAATAACATTGTCCGCAAGGTTTATCCTAAGTTAACACCTTATAAGTGCGAGCTAGCAGATCTGCCGGTCGAAGAGATTAAAGAGGTTCTTGTCCGGGAGACAGTCTATAAACTATCCTTTAATGAAAGTCCGTTAGGTCCATCGCCTAAAGCAATCCAAGCGATGCAGGATTCACTGAGTCAGTTGAACCTTTATCCCAGCTCAGCAGGGGACTCGATCATGAAGAAGATTGCCGAGATCGAGGGAGTCAGTTCAAAACAGGTTATTCTTTCCAATGGTGCTGATGAGATGATTATCCTTATAGCCCAAACGTTTTTGGAGCCTGAGGATGAGGTCATTATCCCGAAACTGAGTTTCATACAATACCTTGCGGCGACGAATCTAATGGGCGCTAAACCGGTTTTTTCTGAAATGAAAGAAGATTACTCTTATGATTTAGAAGATATACTTAGCAAAGTAACCTCAAAGACTAAGGCCATTTTTCTGTGTAATCCCAACAATCCAACGGGTACTAGCATTCCTAAAACTAAACTTGTGAATTTTTTAAGCAAAATACCGGATCATATTCTGGTTGTTATTGATGAAGCCTACCAAGAATATGTTGTCTCACCCGAGTTTGAATCCGGCGTTCGTTATTTAAAGGAGCATAAGTTTCTCTTTGTGGTCCGCACCTTTTCTAAGGCTTATTCTTTGGCCGGTGCGCGCCTTGGATATGGTCTTGGGACAACGGAAGTGATTGAGGCTATAAACCATGTTCGTCCGCCCTTTAATGTCAATGCTGTTGTCCAGGCGGGAGCATTAGCCAGCTTAGAGGACATTGAATATCTTCAAGAAGCCAGGGCGCTTAATCATCAGGGCAAAGAATTGATGTATGAGGCCTTTGAAGAACTGGGATTGCCGTACCTTAAAAGTGACACGAATTTCGTTTTTGTAGATACCCAAATGGACAGCAGCGTCATCTTCCAAAAATTAGCCGAGCATGGGGTTATTGTAAGAATGCTGAAAGGTTACGGCCTGGATACAGCCATTAGGGTATCCGTAGGAAAGAAGGAGGGAGTACATACTTTTGTAAATGTCTTAAAAGAAATAATTCGTTAA
- a CDS encoding iron-containing alcohol dehydrogenase family protein codes for MKIVFGHGKYIRGEGLIGQIGDYVAPFGKKVCLFGGKTSLSIVSAPITKDLSQHGLEMLPPIWYGGECSKRNIYNLKNQVEEFQPDVLLVAGGGKALDTVKALGYLLDLPVITIPTIASTCAAGTCISILYDDKGEFLEISRKSKNPDLILVDTQIILEAPVRYLISGIGDTLAKWFESKASNQKAVPNAFNCGAVELARFVYELLLKEGKRAAESIHKGVVSKELEDIIDAIIAVSGNISNYGGDDCRTAGAHAVYSGLTIFPEAHEVYHGEIVAFGILTQLAMEGRPDEEILDVIAYYKQVNLPCTLGDMGIDSSRISEEQWQTLGSVTVGIEDMANMPFEVTPQMVIDGIRRADQLGHTAL; via the coding sequence ATGAAAATAGTTTTCGGACATGGTAAATATATTCGAGGAGAAGGTTTGATCGGCCAAATCGGTGACTATGTAGCCCCTTTTGGCAAAAAGGTTTGCTTATTTGGTGGCAAAACATCACTATCGATTGTATCTGCACCGATAACTAAAGACCTTTCGCAACATGGTTTGGAGATGCTTCCCCCTATTTGGTATGGAGGTGAATGTAGTAAACGTAATATTTACAACCTAAAAAATCAAGTTGAGGAGTTTCAACCCGATGTTCTGTTAGTTGCCGGTGGTGGAAAAGCACTTGACACCGTTAAAGCATTGGGATACCTGCTAGACCTTCCGGTGATTACAATTCCCACGATTGCCTCGACCTGTGCCGCAGGAACTTGTATATCCATTCTCTATGATGATAAGGGAGAGTTTCTAGAGATCAGTCGTAAATCCAAAAATCCAGATCTGATCTTAGTAGATACTCAAATTATCCTTGAAGCACCTGTGCGATATCTAATTTCTGGGATCGGCGATACGTTGGCAAAATGGTTTGAATCCAAGGCTTCGAACCAAAAAGCGGTACCGAATGCTTTTAACTGTGGTGCCGTTGAGTTAGCACGATTTGTTTATGAACTTTTATTAAAGGAAGGAAAACGTGCAGCCGAGTCGATACATAAGGGGGTTGTTTCCAAGGAACTCGAAGACATTATCGATGCCATTATCGCTGTGAGCGGTAATATCAGTAACTACGGCGGAGATGATTGTCGGACGGCCGGAGCTCATGCTGTCTATTCAGGGCTTACGATTTTTCCGGAGGCTCATGAGGTGTATCATGGGGAAATTGTTGCCTTTGGAATCTTGACCCAGTTGGCTATGGAAGGTCGTCCAGATGAAGAAATATTGGACGTAATTGCTTACTATAAACAAGTGAATTTACCCTGTACCTTAGGCGATATGGGGATTGATTCTTCACGTATTTCGGAAGAACAATGGCAAACACTTGGCAGCGTTACCGTCGGGATTGAGGATATGGCGAATATGCCCTTTGAAGTGACCCCACAAATGGTGATTGATGGAATTCGCAGGGCAGATCAACTGGGGCACACAGCTCTTTAA
- a CDS encoding thioredoxin family protein, with protein MAVEVREINGEELDQLVKQGKVLVDFYSKTCGPCKMLGFVLKDVAKSVGGVEIVTVDFDANKEAVEKYGVESYPTMIVFNDGQEVTRVKGLQQKPKIINMIG; from the coding sequence ATGGCGGTTGAAGTTAGAGAAATTAATGGTGAAGAATTAGATCAACTGGTTAAACAGGGTAAGGTATTAGTGGATTTCTATTCTAAAACCTGTGGTCCTTGCAAAATGTTAGGTTTTGTATTAAAAGATGTAGCTAAAAGTGTTGGTGGCGTAGAAATCGTAACCGTAGATTTTGATGCCAACAAAGAGGCTGTGGAAAAATATGGTGTGGAAAGCTATCCAACCATGATCGTTTTTAACGACGGTCAAGAGGTAACTCGGGTTAAAGGACTACAACAAAAACCCAAAATTATTAATATGATTGGCTAA
- a CDS encoding NAD(P)/FAD-dependent oxidoreductase, whose product MAMYDLAIIGSGPAGMTAAIYAARANLNVLLLDKLAPGGQIVNTFEIQNYTGMGTINGAELAIKMFEHTQELGVTFDYGTITSIESEGIIKKLICEEGQTFEAKAVIIATGTKPRMLGVPGELNFAGSSISWCAICDGPHYLNKKVIVIGGGNSAVEEAIYLASLAEEVTVVTLFNLTADPGACDKLRVLPNVKIYEYYNILEFLGADKFAGLKAKSTKTGQEITVNADGAFEYIGLQPTADAFKVLCIVNDYGYIETDAFMATKVPGIYGAGDITSKHLRQVITACSDGAIAALSAAKYIEKLN is encoded by the coding sequence ATGGCAATGTATGATCTAGCTATTATAGGTTCGGGACCTGCTGGTATGACTGCTGCTATTTATGCGGCAAGGGCAAATTTGAATGTGCTGCTTTTAGATAAATTGGCTCCCGGAGGGCAAATCGTTAATACCTTTGAAATTCAAAACTATACCGGGATGGGAACCATTAATGGTGCAGAACTAGCCATAAAAATGTTTGAGCATACCCAAGAACTAGGGGTTACTTTTGACTATGGCACAATAACTTCCATTGAGTCAGAAGGAATAATTAAAAAACTTATCTGCGAAGAGGGTCAAACCTTTGAAGCAAAGGCTGTTATTATTGCTACCGGCACTAAGCCAAGGATGCTCGGGGTCCCAGGTGAACTGAATTTTGCAGGTTCCTCTATTAGCTGGTGTGCTATTTGCGATGGACCCCACTACCTTAATAAAAAGGTGATCGTTATTGGCGGTGGTAACTCGGCGGTGGAAGAAGCTATTTACTTAGCAAGTTTAGCAGAAGAAGTAACGGTTGTTACCCTATTCAACCTGACTGCAGACCCAGGGGCTTGTGATAAATTAAGAGTACTCCCCAATGTGAAAATTTATGAGTATTATAATATCTTAGAATTCTTAGGTGCTGATAAATTTGCAGGGTTAAAGGCTAAGTCCACCAAAACAGGTCAAGAAATCACCGTTAACGCAGACGGGGCCTTCGAATACATCGGTTTACAGCCCACAGCAGATGCCTTTAAGGTATTGTGCATTGTAAACGATTATGGCTATATCGAGACTGACGCATTTATGGCTACCAAGGTACCAGGCATCTACGGAGCTGGTGATATTACCAGTAAGCACCTAAGACAAGTTATTACCGCGTGCAGTGACGGTGCCATCGCTGCTCTATCGGCAGCAAAATATATTGAAAAACTAAACTAA
- a CDS encoding aryl-sulfate sulfotransferase, producing the protein MSVLFRQFDHIITEQYQAEQAWLAEYHKGKYTFDNPYVKLNPYLVAPLTALVMFKTAEPTSVAVTVKGKEKAGDISFKFPEATEHMIPIYGLYADYANQVELVLGNGEKNLLIIQTEAAPDKLKLPTKVTTTAEYFEDNIMFVTPTSEAFTAGYDYLGDARWYNTLNLCWDLMRLENGRLLVGDNRLVAPPYHVTGTYEMGMIGKIYKEYRLPSGYHHDAFEMEDGNLLMLTQDLPRGTVEDMLALVDRKTGQILKTWDYQKVLPQDVGGSGSQDAHDWFHNNAVWYDKKTNSLTLSGRHQDIIINIDYETGALNWVIGDPEGWPQELVNKYFFKPAGEGDFDWQYEQHACVVLPDGDIMALDNGHWRAKVKERYIPAKENFTRGVRYRIDTDKMEIEQVWQYGKERGAEFYSCYISNVEYYSEGHYLVHSGGIGTLNGEALDKPPVGVRGEDKENVVFNSITVELKDDVVMYEMQLPANYYRAEKLKLYCHEDVLTLGKGELLGTLGVTEEFTTIPPTEEGGIVPEKYNVKLGLEEDRLIFKATFEKGQMVLLQLEGETTHSYYVPTTKRPFMAMCVGTFQESDERAVEFPISAEGLAGEFKISLIVDEYKYETGVIVEF; encoded by the coding sequence ATGTCTGTTTTGTTTAGACAATTTGATCACATTATTACCGAGCAATACCAAGCCGAGCAAGCTTGGTTGGCAGAATATCATAAAGGGAAATATACCTTTGATAATCCCTATGTAAAATTAAATCCGTACCTTGTTGCTCCTTTAACAGCTCTGGTGATGTTTAAAACAGCAGAACCCACTTCTGTAGCTGTCACGGTTAAAGGTAAAGAGAAGGCTGGGGATATTAGCTTTAAGTTTCCCGAAGCCACTGAGCACATGATTCCTATTTATGGGCTTTATGCAGATTATGCTAACCAAGTAGAATTAGTTTTGGGCAATGGCGAGAAAAACTTGCTTATTATTCAAACAGAAGCAGCACCAGATAAACTAAAGCTACCAACTAAGGTTACAACTACTGCCGAATATTTTGAAGATAATATCATGTTTGTTACTCCTACATCTGAGGCTTTTACTGCGGGCTATGATTACCTGGGAGATGCTCGTTGGTACAATACATTAAACCTGTGTTGGGATTTAATGCGATTAGAGAATGGCCGCTTGTTAGTTGGTGACAATCGTTTGGTTGCTCCTCCATACCATGTAACGGGCACCTACGAGATGGGTATGATTGGTAAAATCTATAAAGAATATCGTCTGCCGAGCGGTTATCACCATGATGCATTTGAAATGGAAGATGGTAACCTGTTGATGTTAACCCAAGATCTCCCCAGGGGTACAGTGGAAGATATGTTAGCATTAGTGGATCGAAAAACCGGTCAAATTCTTAAAACTTGGGACTACCAAAAAGTACTGCCTCAAGATGTAGGCGGTTCAGGCAGCCAAGATGCCCATGACTGGTTCCACAACAATGCTGTTTGGTACGATAAGAAGACCAACTCCCTAACTTTATCCGGTCGGCACCAGGATATCATTATCAACATTGACTATGAAACGGGTGCATTGAATTGGGTTATTGGTGACCCTGAAGGTTGGCCTCAAGAGTTAGTTAATAAGTATTTCTTTAAGCCGGCAGGTGAAGGCGATTTTGATTGGCAATACGAGCAACACGCATGTGTCGTACTGCCAGATGGCGATATCATGGCTTTAGACAACGGTCACTGGCGAGCTAAAGTTAAAGAAAGATATATACCAGCTAAGGAAAATTTCACCCGTGGGGTAAGATACAGAATTGATACTGACAAAATGGAAATTGAACAAGTATGGCAATATGGTAAAGAAAGAGGAGCGGAATTCTACTCTTGTTATATCAGTAACGTAGAATACTACAGTGAAGGTCACTACTTGGTACATTCAGGTGGTATTGGTACTTTAAACGGAGAGGCCCTTGATAAACCTCCGGTAGGTGTTAGAGGCGAAGATAAGGAAAATGTTGTATTTAATTCCATCACTGTGGAGCTCAAAGACGATGTGGTAATGTATGAAATGCAATTACCAGCTAACTACTATCGTGCAGAAAAATTAAAGCTTTATTGTCATGAGGATGTACTAACTCTAGGAAAAGGTGAGTTATTGGGGACTCTGGGTGTTACCGAAGAGTTTACAACTATTCCTCCTACAGAGGAAGGCGGCATAGTACCAGAAAAATATAATGTCAAACTAGGCCTGGAGGAAGATAGATTGATCTTCAAAGCAACCTTTGAAAAAGGCCAAATGGTTCTGCTCCAGCTTGAAGGGGAGACCACTCACAGTTACTACGTGCCAACAACAAAGCGTCCATTTATGGCTATGTGTGTAGGTACTTTCCAAGAGAGTGACGAACGGGCGGTAGAATTCCCCATCAGCGCTGAAGGGTTAGCTGGTGAATTTAAAATATCTTTAATCGTAGACGAGTATAAGTATGAAACTGGTGTTATAGTTGAGTTTTAA
- a CDS encoding SLC13 family permease, whose product MEQAEAQKKQRKIMMLLVSIMVPLLVMLIPANEVFTVNIKIFFAVTLWGVMMFALDFVDNFIPALLLPFLYVLFKIAPMNVVFSPWSATIPWLVLGTFLLANILERIGLLKRIAYWCIIKTGGTYNGIIYGLILAGVLINIAKPGSVPVAMAALAYGVCKAFNLGKSKAACGIMIAAAIGTLVPGFFVFTPANLGVLFGSASALKPMSISFTEYFYQNIVFIPLVFILGFMITKVMKPEVEINGKDYFVKQQELLGKMSADEKKTLLILVVLVVFLLTSNIHKLNMAYGFVFLPALLFFPGFDVGRREDIQKVNYSFIIFIASCMTIGAVATKMGIGNLISQAVLPLMKDANTFVLIAVVWLLAVMLNFLLTPLAAMATLAVPLVQVAVDLGISPYPLMYTFFQGLDQVILPYEYALYLVFFSFGLIYLKDFMKVFAWKMLICGVYLLVVGVPYWILIGLL is encoded by the coding sequence ATGGAACAAGCAGAGGCTCAAAAAAAGCAAAGAAAAATTATGATGTTGCTAGTTTCAATTATGGTACCTCTTTTAGTTATGTTAATTCCAGCAAATGAAGTCTTCACTGTTAATATTAAGATTTTCTTCGCAGTGACCCTTTGGGGTGTGATGATGTTTGCGCTTGATTTTGTGGATAATTTTATTCCAGCCTTACTATTACCTTTTTTATATGTTCTTTTTAAGATTGCTCCAATGAATGTGGTATTTTCACCGTGGAGTGCAACTATTCCCTGGTTGGTATTAGGGACCTTTTTATTAGCTAATATCCTTGAAAGAATCGGCTTGCTTAAAAGAATTGCATATTGGTGTATCATAAAAACCGGTGGAACCTATAATGGAATCATTTATGGTTTGATTTTAGCAGGTGTTCTTATTAATATTGCTAAGCCGGGCAGTGTTCCTGTAGCTATGGCTGCATTAGCTTATGGAGTTTGTAAAGCTTTTAATTTGGGAAAATCTAAAGCTGCTTGTGGAATTATGATAGCTGCTGCAATAGGTACGCTAGTGCCGGGATTTTTTGTTTTCACTCCAGCCAACTTAGGGGTTTTATTTGGAAGTGCTTCAGCATTAAAGCCAATGTCGATTAGTTTTACTGAATATTTTTATCAAAATATTGTTTTTATTCCATTAGTTTTTATCCTTGGATTTATGATTACTAAGGTAATGAAACCTGAAGTCGAAATTAATGGAAAAGATTATTTTGTAAAACAACAGGAACTTTTAGGAAAAATGTCTGCTGATGAAAAGAAAACACTCTTAATTCTTGTTGTACTGGTTGTCTTTTTATTAACATCTAATATTCATAAATTGAATATGGCTTATGGTTTTGTATTCTTACCGGCGCTTCTCTTTTTCCCTGGTTTTGACGTCGGCAGGAGGGAAGATATTCAAAAAGTAAATTATTCCTTTATTATCTTTATTGCAAGCTGTATGACTATCGGTGCGGTTGCAACAAAAATGGGAATAGGAAATTTAATATCGCAAGCAGTTTTACCATTGATGAAAGATGCTAATACGTTTGTATTAATTGCTGTTGTTTGGCTGTTAGCGGTTATGCTTAATTTCTTGCTAACACCTTTAGCTGCCATGGCTACCCTAGCTGTTCCATTAGTACAAGTTGCTGTTGATTTAGGGATTAGTCCATATCCATTAATGTATACTTTTTTCCAAGGACTTGACCAAGTTATTTTGCCTTATGAGTATGCTCTTTATTTAGTATTCTTTTCCTTTGGTTTAATTTATTTAAAGGATTTCATGAAGGTATTTGCTTGGAAAATGTTAATTTGCGGAGTATATCTCCTAGTTGTTGGTGTACCATACTGGATTTTAATCGGATTATTATAA
- a CDS encoding helix-turn-helix domain-containing protein — MNLAQTIQYLRKKNSLSQDQLADRLGITRQSISKWESERSTPDIEKVVLLSEIFGVTTDYLLKNTKCAINTAANQQTIWKKYYMELINMPGISYCELKKGTTLVEQGERIDYIYYLVSGTCYRRSITEKGDELIINIKEAGDFVGSLVGVFALYTENRTLRNSIITATRCYCYKIPIETFSQFVEDKPEILTELLKLFTTYYREVLFNLQARQEGKVPNSLCEFLINKAEIKHGKLIVPKKNSSNAEISRLIGIHRVTVAKIIKALKNKGIILKENEGIVILDKEEMMRYVRAEKILNY; from the coding sequence ATGAATTTAGCACAAACAATTCAATACCTTCGAAAGAAAAATAGTTTATCTCAGGATCAATTAGCAGATAGATTAGGAATTACAAGACAATCAATATCAAAATGGGAGTCTGAGCGGTCGACACCGGACATTGAAAAGGTCGTACTCTTAAGCGAGATATTTGGAGTTACTACTGATTATCTCCTGAAGAATACTAAGTGTGCAATAAACACAGCTGCTAACCAACAAACAATTTGGAAAAAGTATTATATGGAACTAATCAATATGCCGGGAATAAGTTATTGTGAATTAAAAAAAGGTACAACTCTTGTTGAACAAGGGGAAAGAATAGACTATATTTACTATTTAGTTAGTGGAACTTGTTATCGGAGAAGTATTACCGAAAAAGGTGATGAACTAATTATCAACATTAAGGAAGCCGGTGATTTTGTCGGTTCTCTAGTGGGGGTCTTTGCCTTATACACTGAAAATAGGACTCTTAGAAATAGCATTATTACTGCCACTAGGTGCTATTGTTATAAAATTCCTATTGAGACTTTTTCTCAGTTCGTAGAAGATAAACCTGAGATATTAACTGAATTGCTAAAATTATTTACGACATACTATAGAGAGGTATTATTTAATCTTCAAGCAAGACAAGAAGGGAAGGTTCCTAACAGTTTATGTGAGTTTTTAATTAATAAAGCTGAGATAAAACATGGTAAGTTAATAGTTCCTAAAAAGAATAGCAGTAATGCAGAAATTAGCAGATTAATTGGTATTCATAGGGTTACAGTAGCGAAAATAATCAAAGCCTTGAAAAATAAAGGAATTATTTTAAAAGAAAATGAAGGAATAGTAATTTTAGATAAAGAAGAAATGATGCGCTATGTAAGAGCAGAAAAAATACTTAATTATTAA
- a CDS encoding FtsX-like permease family protein — MTFSDIAWKMLKANFRCYRLYFLGNVFSVGLFYSFAAIFTNQAFMDPKSVNSYISSNICAPSLFVGVFLLLFIPYTYQQFIKLRKHDYGILMTIGMSEREVLTNMILEQCVIAGVSLLAGLFLGTLTAFGFYFVIQHVIGVAELHWYLNLESYKWTALLFGLSSALWLCLQARP, encoded by the coding sequence ATGACATTTTCTGATATTGCCTGGAAAATGTTAAAGGCCAATTTCCGGTGCTACAGGCTGTATTTTTTAGGCAATGTTTTTTCTGTTGGCTTGTTTTACAGTTTTGCTGCCATCTTTACCAATCAGGCGTTTATGGATCCCAAAAGCGTTAACAGCTATATTTCCAGTAATATTTGTGCTCCAAGTCTCTTTGTGGGTGTTTTCCTCCTTCTCTTTATCCCCTATACTTACCAGCAATTCATAAAGCTTCGCAAACATGACTATGGCATTTTAATGACCATAGGAATGAGTGAAAGAGAAGTACTCACTAATATGATCCTGGAGCAGTGTGTGATTGCAGGGGTCTCGTTGCTGGCGGGTTTGTTCCTGGGCACGCTGACAGCTTTTGGTTTTTATTTCGTAATTCAACACGTCATCGGGGTAGCCGAATTGCACTGGTATTTAAACCTTGAGTCCTATAAATGGACAGCTTTGCTCTTTGGCTTGTCATCAGCCTTATGGTTATGTTTGCAGGCTCGGCCTTGA
- a CDS encoding ATP-binding cassette domain-containing protein — protein sequence MSNFKPLRDLPEAKKESEIADYWKAHNITEISGGEKQRAAIARALINNPALILADEPTGNLDSKSTREVMNYFLRVNGEFGTSFLMVTHDTFAASHCHRALLLKDGEFVAEEQRKGGRKEFMESLTEMLTLIGGEQDDIF from the coding sequence ATGTCTAACTTCAAACCGCTAAGGGATCTGCCGGAGGCAAAAAAGGAAAGTGAAATAGCTGATTACTGGAAGGCTCATAATATTACAGAAATATCCGGCGGTGAGAAACAGCGGGCCGCCATCGCCAGGGCGCTGATCAATAATCCTGCTCTTATTTTAGCGGATGAACCCACAGGAAATCTGGACTCCAAGTCAACCCGGGAAGTAATGAATTATTTTCTCCGGGTCAATGGGGAATTTGGCACCAGTTTTTTGATGGTTACCCATGACACCTTTGCCGCCAGCCATTGTCACAGGGCCCTTTTGTTAAAAGATGGTGAATTTGTGGCGGAAGAACAGCGGAAAGGCGGCCGCAAGGAATTTATGGAATCCCTGACAGAGATGCTTACCTTGATTGGAGGTGAGCAGGATGACATTTTCTGA
- a CDS encoding DUF4160 domain-containing protein — MPSLFLIGEYLVYFWSNENNEPIHVHVGKGKPSAIDNG, encoded by the coding sequence TTGCCTAGTCTGTTTCTTATTGGCGAATATCTGGTGTATTTTTGGTCGAATGAAAATAATGAGCCGATTCATGTTCATGTCGGAAAAGGAAAGCCGAGTGCCATTGACAATGGTTAG